In Magnolia sinica isolate HGM2019 chromosome 16, MsV1, whole genome shotgun sequence, the genomic window agatataGACCAAAACACactaaacagtggggattgaacgcctaggggtggcagaagttttgtattagtatgatatttcttcctacagtttatctgagtgttaaTAACCCTGTGAAccgtttggatggtatataaacatcaaggtcagctccaggaaggtttcaagggtactTTTTTTTGtcagtgtgatccacctaagttttgtatcTATCTGATATTTAGACATCCGTCCTATTgcggtctttcaaaacagatggacggattggatttgtcaTCTACATCTCTGTGGACTCTGCGCCcgagtcacaggcaatccgctttctATTTGAACTACCAGGAGAGCTTATCTTACACTAAGATGTGTGTACCAAATCCAAAAAAGCTTAAGTAAACCAACCACTTTTAGGAAGTTCGATTAATGTAGGATTATAACTATCTTTCCTATTCTTTTATTATAAATATTTAAGAAGTGTCAAAGCTTCAACTTCTAAAGGATAAAAAGGAGTTAGTTAAATTAGTTAattctcttttatatatatatatatatatatatatatatatatatatatatatatatatagatctcTTTTCTAAGATTTCCTTCCATGTTATTCTAAATTTACTCTTATCTCTAACACATGTCTATCTAGAATACGTGAGAAAGATCCAAGACtttcatcatatgggtctcaccCTTAGATGCCTTGTCGAAGAAATCAGGTTCATCTCATCATCAAGTGAAAAGGACCATCGATCAGGCTAAGTTTCCGTCATTTCTCTACAGTGCcaggcccacctgaccagtggttTGGATCTTTCACACATCTGCACGTCAACACGTGTGAGATGAAAGTGCCAAGAAGACCATTTGATAGAATGCACTTGGTAAAGGCATTGGCTCATGTAGATATTAAAATTATTGCAAGTTCCTACGAAAGAGGTGCAAATGACttaattttcttaagaaattgaAACTTTTGTACATGTAAGTTAGCTCTTCCCAACGGCCCACTCTTTCCATCGTGTGCTAGCTCAGTACTATAAATACCCCACCTCTTAGGCCCATTTGCATCAACCCATCAAAGGCTAGGATAGCATAGAGAAAGTGAGTAGAAAGATGGCATTGTCTAGCCTTGCATTAGCTTGGATGTATGTCACGGGCCTTCCTGTGGCCCATGTTACTCAAGCCCAAAACACAGCACAAGATTTCCTTGGTGTCCACAACTCTGCTCGTGTGCAAGTGGGTGTTGGCAATATGGCATGGGACACGACAATACATGCGTTTATATCTGGACTGAGAGTACACTGTAACTAACTGTTTTTCTCCGAGAGTATACTTGCACCTTTGGGGTTTTGCACCAGTTTCAAACAAGAGACGAGTTTGTTCAGGTGATCGCACTAGTGAGTTCAAACTCAATGGATATAACTCAATAACATTCATAGGGTTTTTTTGTAATTGAGTTCGCTGCTGAGCCAACTCACTTTGGGCCTAAGTTCTATAAGCTAGTTAGAGCATATGTACAGCGAGTGCACTGCTAGAACTAGGCCATAGTCATTGTACCCTGAAGGCCAACTATTTAAGATACCTGTTGTATTTGGGATGCGGTCCAAGAAAGTTAAATTTGGTTTCAGACCAAGTGAGCCAGTCACGCCTTAACTCAATCAAATAAGTcatcttttctttacttttaaGTATTTCTatattctatttttaaaattttatttattatttccgGCAGATTTTTCAACAAGAAGCAGGGCTATATGACAATCCACCAGCACCTGCAGTAGTGGGGAAAGCAGGCGGGCACTACACACAAGTCGTGTGGCGCAACTCAGTTCAGCTCAGTTGCAAATGGGTCCAATGCAATAGCAACGGGATCTTCATCATATGCAACTATTACCTACATGGAAACCTCGTGGGGTAGTGCCCATAGTAGAGTTCTTGAGCGTGTGATTGTTAGTGTACATAAGTTTTGGTGATCATGTGTGGTGATAGATCAATGTGTCCTAAATAGGTTTTGTTTAGGATtcatttgatccacaccgttaacAATTTCAAGTGAAATTCATGCACATCTATTTCTTTTTTCCTACTAGTCAGGAAAGAAGGTAGGAATTTGcgatgctctataataaaatatGTGTATTATGCTCGGGGTATCGTTATGTGATGCACAACCTATTAACTTTTACTGTAAAGGGCCATTTGGGGTGAATTGACGGACAAAGTGGGTGACGTCCGTCTATTTCATAAGAAAACACATGCttttaactcaaaaataaaaatttaagaaaaattactattttaaatattttctatttttatagtatattcttatttttaaagttatatatatatatatataagaaataacttttaattatgttaggactcttctaacaaaagtttatttgaaatttttatctttagaaattggcctttaaaagttttttactACAATCAAAACTTTTATtatagttagaattttgctatttttttataattaagaattttaattattatttttattaatggtgtaattgaGACACATATACATTAGACAATTATTGATCTAACTAATTGtattctaatattatatatatatatatatatatatatatagagagagagagagagagagagagagagagagagtttagttGAACCTTTTGAAGCCTTTGATCACATAACTCTTTTCATTACAAGACCACTACTACTCTAGACTGATGTAGGGTGGGTTGTTGagactttcatggcaaagatggactagagaaggcttgATTGAAGGTGAAAATGATCCGGACCATAATAACTTAAAAAACAGTCATATCTCACAAATTGGGATGAATTTTTCAAcattattatatatgattttaggtaagagaagctacttaaACCAACTAACCCGGTTATGTTGGATTGCCACGCCggatttacgagattccatcatatagaTAGTCAAAAGTttcatttaatttcttttttactataaatagtaaatttgaaTTCAAGTATAACTATTGATCCTTTGAATTCTAAGAGTAGTgctcaacatgaaaatggctttaaAAAGTTGGGAGAATAATTAGGTTGCGCCAAATTGCACActaactatttttggccaaaaaccatggaGTCTTGTAGGAATGGAGGTCTTCTGTAAATGGTAAGTAtactatttatggtaaattatgtttttagggtgtttaaGTCTAAAACTTTGTCATAAGTTCTAGCTCATTATCTAAAgggttgtgatttttttttaatcatcaatcaagttgtttcaaatttattagaaattattttgaCTTTTTTCCATCATGGATTCAAGGAAGCtccgtgaggagtccaaagagctccgTAGATATCTCATAAGCAAGGCGGTGATtaacctcatcatgtccctccctgcGTCATTGACCAACATCTTTCCAGCCTGATTACGACCATGGTCAGGATTGGACCATGGCTTAATGGATTACAGCCACACAATGGCCAACACCGGCCGGATTTGTGGCCTAGGCCAAGGTCTTGAAAATCATATTCCTGGTTTTCTACACAATATGCGGTTGCAGGGCCGATCCGACTCTGATGCTTTTCAGCACCACGGATAAGGGTGAGGAATTGGAGGTGACTCCGTCTGAATCGGCAAAGTCAGACCCTGAACTCGACCAAGTCGCCATAGACTCAGGACCCATGAGTCAACCCAGTCCGTCGGAGTTGTTTATTTTTAAAGCCTTGCGTGTATATAATAAACACAATGGCTATTCTAGCATtttaatccagaccatcaaaatcgCAGGCTCCACTGTGAATGGCCACATAAATCAATGCTCAACCTGAAGAAAGATTAACGCAAATTCATCCCTTGGTCAAGACAACCCAAGATCCATTTACAGCCCATTTTCTAAGGAAAACACCATAATTTATATTATCTCACACAAGCATATATAGAAATGCGTAGGATTACAAGATCCGACCACTCATCTGGTGATCCCAGCCATTTATTGGcctgacccaaaaatcagatcaagGCCCACCATATCGACAATCCATATCTTGTACACGTCAGCCATGCGTTTGATGAGAACCCGAGCAACAAAAATGTACAAAAGTGCTTTTGAAGTTGGCATTCCTGCTTCATCAATATCAAGCAACGTGTGGTTTGATGAGAATATCGTACGGACGTTGGCCCGCGTAATTTCCCGGTGGGCTATAGTTGCACGTGATGAAGAATGCCCCATTGTTGCACTTCACACGAGCGCACCCAAGACGGACTGAATTCCTCCACACCACCTGTGTGTAGTGCCCGCACACTTTCCCGCTTGCACACGTGTTAGTGTCATAGTTGTAGTTCTGCCTCTCGCTGGCCCATGAGGTCACGGCATCCGCAGCCGTGTATTCGCGTCCATAACCCCAGAAGATATTCTcgccgtatggcccacctgagtgcacGAGATTGCAATCGCTGATGCGCTGGTTAGCGTAGTTCCGGGCATAGGTCGCGACCGCGTTGTCCCAGCTCATGGGGCCCACGCCTACCTGTGCACGTACGACGTTGTGGAACCGAAGGAAATCTTGGGGGGAGTTTTGGGCCATTGAGAGGTGGGCCAGGATCAGGGCCATGACACACATGAATGCTAATGCATGGCTTGAAGATGCCATGATGCTCTCTTTTCAAGAATGATATTTCCTTTCGTTTGGATGTTGAAAATGTACATTGTATTTTGTGGTATTTATAGCATTTCAAAGGCCGCAGGGAAGATAATCCATCCAGGCTGCAGGGTTctttggggccaccttgatgtataggttttatccatgccggccATCCATATTTCCAGATTGTTTTAGGGTACGAACCCAAAAATTAGGTCGATCCAatacttaaatggaccacacatttgggattgaacttccaccattaaaaacttcttgggagccgaaggagttttggatgaagctgatattagtATTGTCTCTTCATCCGGGCCCAtatgaccttatgagcaggttggatggcaaataaactcacgTTGGCTgttagaaggtttcaactgtgggtgtcattatcaccgttgctttCTGTGTTgcggtccacttgtgctttgaaTCCCACTCATTTTTGTGCCCACACCCTCACATGATGTGGAAAGATGGATAGATATAacttatacatcacggtgggtcccacatagccccTGCCTATTGTTAAGGGGCAGCCGTTCCTTTCCATATTATTGCTAGTGGATGTGggtgcggattgcgtactacctccGCCCGGACGGTACGCCGTCTACATAGGGCCCTGTGAGGCCTagcgtgatgtaagtgtttcatccactccgttcatcgcttttctcagataaTTTGAAGGCATTAGCCAAAAACTTAGGGTGTTAAacggattaagtggaccacaaagtgagggattgatcttccaccattaaaaacttcttgttagTTGGAGAAggttaggatcaagctgatatttgtttttacattTCATCCACGtgtacatgaccttatgaataagttggatggtaaaaacaaacatcacaaacatcatggtggcccttagaaaagtttcaacagtgagtgtcattatcactgcagcttcctttggtgtgttcCACTGGAGCCATGGACCTGCTTATTTTTAACATCATAACTTAAAATATCTGAGAAAAGCGatcaacggcgtggataaaacacttacatcacggtgggcctcgcAGAGCCATGCCCGGACGGATTAACGTCCGGGCGGGGGtacgacgcaatccgcttccgatgcgGACGTCCACCGAAGATTGATTTTTATTGAGTAGATAAATTTCTTTTGATTAAACTAAAGTTTCGTGTGAGAAGAAAAGCTTTGGCACTGTGCAGGACTATGGTGAGTCATACGTACGCAATCAAGATTCTACATGTGGAATACTTTTAGCTCAAATCATACTGTTGATACCGTGGGACCTATCTGAGATGACTTTTAATCCAAGATGATATGCTGACTTGAAATGTTAATGGAGATAATGGACCATGGGGATAATGAACTGTCTATTTTAAACAAATTAATGTTGATTATTCAGAGATTACGATTTTTTGTCAATGGTTTTAAATTTTCCGGTGGGTTTcaaaatttggacggtttaatttaagCTTGCTCCATGCCACGTATGCATTTTGTGAGTGCATGAGCATGAAACATTCTCCCCTGCCAGACTATAAAAAAAACTGCCGTTTGTATGAAAAAAACATTTCCGGTATAAAATATAAGGAGGCTTGCTCGGCCTACAGCGTCTTTCATTGATTGACGAGACGCGCTAACAGCTAAGGCGGCTCGTGAGTAGGATTTAGGATCCTACTCGCTCTACACATGCGTGGCACGTGTTCAGTCATTAGGTGGACCATCATAATGTGGCCAACCTCATTAACAACCTTGATCTGAGGCCACAGCACatgtatgatgtggcccacatgttaAGCAACAGAGATCACACACGCGCCATATCAGCACGTGCGGAGAGTAGAATTCTACCGCGAGTAGTCAAAACTATCTCCTCACGGATAGATAAAGAGGGGAGATGTtttggtgcggcccttaccgtggagcACACCTccatgtatttattctatatccacaccgttcatccttttttaaagatcattttattgcatgaaccCAAGAAATAATAAGATAagaatctcatatggaccatacatTGGGAAAAAGTCGTGATTGACCATTAACGAGCCAAAAaaggttttggataaagctgatatttattttctttccttcatcaaggtttatgtgactttatcaacggattggattgaaaataatccctacaaaatatttcggtaggccctaggaagtttttaatagtaagtaattcaatcaccactgtttcctatagacACCTAAGGTTTTgaacttcttaatttttgggctcatgcactaaaatgatctggaaaaacggattaacagcatggatatataatatatgcatcaaggtttGCTCCACTGTAAGCGCCGCACCATCTTTAGTTAGACGCCGCACGTAATCTTCTCCCGATAATGAGAAGCAAAGGAAGAAGGCCCGGCGGCTGAATCTTTTATTAGCCTTCGCCAAAAGCATAAGCCTGTGTCAATCCACCCATGTACGGAATTATTTAATACTTCGCCACCgtgtgatgcttgatatgcaggctcTCAGAAATAGTACACGTGCAAACCTTAActaaattaaaccgttcaaattagGGAACCCGCTGTCAATGGGTCATCATCCAAAAATTAAAATGGTTGAACAATTCTATGGCCTCACTAGTTCACACATGCATGTCCAATGAATACTGATCATCGGAAtgtttttttcatttcaaccgtccattaaatgtccatcaatctgcTAGTTTGGTAATTAAATTGGTATGATTTTTGGTTTATAGTCCATCTAAACTATAACCACATTTTGGATGGTCTGATTTGAGTTACTTGTGTGACATATGTACAATTTTTCCGTGTCTGAGTAGCAAGCATCACCCTATGCCGGAGTAACAAAGTTATTATCCCTGTCCATGATCGACCGGATGCAAATTGACTTAACTAGATctagtattttaaaaaaaatgtttcctAGTTTCGCCGCCGACTGCAGTGATAGTTCACTATTTTTTTAAGTTGTGGTGTCTCATCACGTGCACACATGAACGCCGTGGTGGGGCCGTAGAGCTTTGGCACCAGCTAGCTGGCCGGTGTTGGGGTCACGTGCCAAACTTCGTTCATGTAACAATGTGCACATACATTAGAAGTGCTAGTTGTGCCATTATGTTAACAAAAATTATGGATTTATAATttctataaaataataaaaaataaaaaagttaaggACATCCTGAAGCACGTGTGATCTGCTGCCCTTAAAGCATTGTTTGACCTTTCTCAAAGTGATTGAGAATGCTGTTGAGTGGCCAAACAATTTCTAGGATATATACGACAAGCATGTGGTTGTGTTGAGCAAACACGAAGAACTGTGAATGGAACTCTATACACATAATTTTTCCTGACTGATAAGCAAAATAAAATCTCAAATCAAAGAGAATATTAGAAAATTGTTATTAGTTTAGgccactacaagaaatttcacttttacctacgaaatatttcgtaggtaaataatattatttcgtaggcaaagagctttacctacgaaaaatttcgtcgataatttcgttggtaaaagaccgtggctaaaggtttttaccaacgaaaaatctcatcgttggcaatggtaagacatttacctacgaaattaaaaacgttaataagacttttacctacgaaatatttcgtaggtaaatgatattatttcgtaggcaaagagatttacctacgaaaaatttcgtcgatAATTCCGTTGGTAATATACCGTGGCTaaaggtttttaccgacgaaaaatgtcatcgttggcaatggtaagacgttttacctacgaaagtaaAAAGGTtaataagacttttaccta contains:
- the LOC131228894 gene encoding pathogenesis-related leaf protein 4-like; this encodes MALSSLALAWMYVTGLPVAHVTQAQNTAQDFLGVHNSARVQVGVGNMAWDTTIHAFISGLRIFQQEAGLYDNPPAPAVVGKAGGHYTQVVWRNSVQLSCKWVQCNSNGIFIICNYYLHGNLVG
- the LOC131229079 gene encoding pathogenesis-related protein PR-1 type-like, which produces MASSSHALAFMCVMALILAHLSMAQNSPQDFLRFHNVVRAQVGVGPMSWDNAVATYARNYANQRISDCNLVHSGGPYGENIFWGYGREYTAADAVTSWASERQNYNYDTNTCASGKVCGHYTQVVWRNSVRLGCARVKCNNGAFFITCNYSPPGNYAGQRPYDILIKPHVA